From a single Glycine soja cultivar W05 chromosome 19, ASM419377v2, whole genome shotgun sequence genomic region:
- the LOC114399723 gene encoding uncharacterized protein At2g33490-like isoform X4, with protein MLGSVQLELQKLVDSYRSHIVLTITNPSESLLNELRTVEDMKRQCDEKRNVYEYMIAQQKEKGKSKSGKGESFTLQQLQAAHAEYEEEATLCAFRLKSLKQGQSRSLLTQAARHHAAQLNFFRKGLKSLEAVEPHVRMIAVRQHIDYQFSGLEDDGGESDNNDDGNDFDIIEGGELSFDYRANKQGPYIVSTSPNTAEVEESGCSYVRASTPETAETSLDKNQGDFKISNRVSSYSAPILAEKKFDPAEKVRQLLASSAAKSNAYVLPTPVNIKETKTSSAPHISASGSLHNLWHSSPLDEKKNEKDVDSKLSEPTIPRAHSVLKESNSDTTYTQLPRPSADGLSPPQVDLFSATDTKKIKRQAFSGPLTNKPLSVKPVSGGFPRLPVPQPSSPKASPNASPPLVSSPRISELHELPRPPGNQSSKPRVGHSAPLVLKNPEAAMTNKFPSVVFSAASPLPTPPVSRSFSIPSSGQRVVALNVSNTKYLDTPQVSKVDKAVSPPLTPMSQRASNISDLASHSSEIQVDAGGS; from the exons GACATGAAGAGGCAATGTGATGAAAAAAG AAATgtttatgaatacatgattgcCCAacagaaagagaaaggaaagtCAAAAAGTGGTAAAGGTGAAAGTTTCACCCTACAGCAGTTGCAAGCAGCTCATGCTGAATATGAAGAGGAAGCAACACTCTGTGCCTTTCGGTTGAAATCGCTGAAGCAAGGCCAGTCTCGCAGTCTCCTAACACAAGCAGCACGCCACCATGCTGCCCAG TTGAATTTCTTCCGGAAAGGACTTAAATCActagaggctgttgagccacaTGTTAGGATGATTGCTGTGCGACAACATATTGATTACCAATTCAGCGGCCTAGAGGATGATGGTGGTGAAAgtgataataatgatgatggAAATGATTTTGACATCATTGAAGGTGGTGAGTTGAGTTTTGATTACAGAGCAAATAAGCAAGGGCCATATATTGTTTCCACATCACCGAACACAGCAGAG GTGGAAGAATCAGGCTGTTCATATGTTCGAGCTTCAACCCCAGAAACTGCAGAG ACAAGTTTAGACAAGAACCAAGgagattttaaaatttcaaatagagTCAGCAGTTATTCAGCTCCAATACTTGCAGAAAAGAAATTTGACCCAGCTGAAAAAGTAAGACAACTTTTAGCATCATCTGCAGCAAAGTCTAATGCATATGTTCTCCCTACACCAGTCAACATCAAAGAAACCAAAACTAGCTCAGCCCCCCACATTAGTGCAAGTGGATCTTTGCATAATTTGTGGCATTCTTCCCCTTTGGATGAAAAAAAGAATGAGAAAGATGTTGATAGTAAATTGTCAGAGCCGACTATCCCTAGAGCTCACTCTGTTCTCAAAGAAAGTAACAGTGATACTACATACACCCAGTTACCACGCCCTTCAGCTGATGGACTCTCACCTCCACAAGTTGATCTTTTCAGTGCTACTGatactaagaaaataaaaagacaagCTTTTTCAGGTCCATTGACTAATAAACCATTATCAGTAAAACCTGTTTCTGGGGGTTTTCCACGTTTACCAGTGCCCCAGCCTTCATCTCCAAAAGCATCTCCTAATGCTTCACCTCCCCTGGTTTCTTCACCCAGGATAAGTGAGCTTCATGAACTTCCTAGACCTCCTGGTAATCAATCTAGCAAGCCACGAGTGGGTCACTCTGCTCCATTAGTATTAAAAAATCCAGAGGCTGCCATGACTAATAAATTTCCTTCAGTTGTATTTAGTGCAGCATCTCCACTTCCAACTCCACCTGTCTCTCGGAGTTTCTCTATACCTTCTAGTGGTCAGAGAGTTGTGGCATTAAATGTTTCTAATACTAAGTATTTGGATACTCCCCAAGTTTCAAAGGTTGATAAAGCCGTGTCACCTCCACTAACACCCATGTCCCAGAGAGCATCTAATATATCTGACCTGGCTTCTCACTCTAGCGAAATCCAAG TGGATGCAGGTGGGAGCTAA